The following proteins are co-located in the Synchiropus splendidus isolate RoL2022-P1 chromosome 14, RoL_Sspl_1.0, whole genome shotgun sequence genome:
- the ptpn9a gene encoding tyrosine-protein phosphatase non-receptor type 9 isoform X1 has protein sequence MAATLSAEEEQATKQFLEEINKWTSQHGVSPLSRDLAVKFLMARKFDVLRAIELFHSYRETRLKEGIVRLQPQEEPLRSELLSGKFTVLNARDPTGASIALYTAKLHHPNKTGNHVVLQALFYLLDRAVESFETQRNGLVFIYDMAGSNYTNFELDLSKKILNLLKGAFPARLKKVLIVGAPVWFRVPYNLLSLLLKEKLRERVQMVKTAELRQHLPRDCLPQHLGGLLSLDAFSWNQQLLAGQNGRVDPVDELVGIPLEDSSVHVPGPESMRLQELMMHLGRLQRSGVHQEYEELRRELPPGTFHCAQAVYNQERNRYGDVLCLDHTRVRLKPRRNERSDYINASFMDGYKQKNAYIGTQGPLEKTFGDFWRMVWEQNVLVIVMTTRTDEGSRRKCGQYWPLEQGGQEVYGHMAVVNQKVDNHTHYNHTTLELHNTETCDQRQISHFQYLSWPDYGVPSSAVMLIDFLGAVKRQQKKMVHALGAQWTGHPQGPPMVVHCSAGIGRTGTFCALDICLSQLQDVGSLNVCQTVRRMRSQRAFSIQTPDQYYFCYNAILEHAQRQGLLPANQ, from the exons ATGGCAGCTACTCTGTCTGCTGAGGAAGAACAG GCTACCAAGCAGTTTCTGGAGGAAATCAACAAGTGGACCAGTCAGCATGGCGTGTCCCCCCTGTCCCGAGATCTGGCCGTCAAGTTCCTCATGGCTCGGAAATTTGATGTCCTCAGAGCAATCGAGCTCTTTCACAGCTATAGG GAAACTCGCCTGAAAGAAGGAATCGTGCGACTGCAGCCACAGGAGGAACCTCTGCGCTCTGAGCTGCTGAGTGGGAAGTTCACGGTTCTG AATGCTCGGGATCCAACAGGAGCCTCCATCGCCCTGTACACAGCCAAGCTTCATCATCCCAATAAGACTGGGAACCACGTGGTGCTGCAGGCGCTCTTCTACCTCCTGGACCGGGCCGTGGAGAG CTTTGAGACTCAGAGAAATGGTCTGGTGTTCATCTACGACATGGCCGGATCCAACTACACAAACTTTGAGCTGGACCTCAGCAAGAAGATCCTGAACCTGCTCAAG GGTGCTTTCCCTGCCAGGCTGAAGAAGGTGTTGATTGTTGGCGCTCCTGTCTGGTTCCGTGTTCCCTACAACCTCCTGAgcctgctgctgaaggagaaaCTGCGAGAGAGG GTTCAAATGGTGAAAACAGCAGAACTCCGCCAGCACCTTCCCAGAGACTGTCTCCCCCAGCACCTCGGTGGCCTGCTCTCACTGGATGCCTTCAGTTGGAACCAGCAGCTTCTTGCGGGTCAGAATGGCCGAGTGGACCCAGTGGATGAGCTGGTGGGGATTCCTCTGGAGGACTCGTCTGTTCACGTCCCAGGGCCAGAGTCCATGAGGCTGCAGGAGCTGATGATGCACCTAGGCAGACTGCAGCGCTCTGGTGTCCATCAGGAGTATGAGGAGTTGCGTAGGGAACTTCCACCTGGAACATTCCACTGTGCACA AGCTGTCTACAATCAGGAGAGGAATCGCTATGGTGATGTGCTGTGCCTTGACCACACAAGAGTCCGCTTGAAACCGAGAAGGAACGAG AGGTCAGACTACATCAATGCCAGCTTCATGGACGGCTATAAACAGAAAAACGCCTACATCGGCACCCAAG GGCCTCTAGAAAAAACCTTTGGAGACTTCTGGAGAATGGTTTGGGAACAAAACGTGCTGGTCATTGTTATGACTACCAG GACGGACGAAGGCAGTCGGAGAAAGTGCGGTCAGTACTGGCCTCTGGAACAAGGAGGACAGGAAGTATACGGACACATGGCAGTGGTGAACCAGAAGGTGGACAACCACACCCACTACAACCACACAACTCTGGAGCTGCACAACACTGAG ACTTGTGACCAGAGACAGATCAGTCACTTTCAGTACCTCAGTTGGCCTGACTATGGCGTCCCCTCCTCAGCTGTGATGCTCATAGACTTCCTGGGAGCTGTTAAGagacagcagaagaaaatggTTCATGCTTTGGGAGCCCAGTGGACTGGCCACCCACAGGGCCCCCCCATGGTGGTCCACTGTAGTGCAGGTATCGGTAGAACAG GAACATTCTGTGCTCTGGACATCTGCCTATCCCAGCTGCAGGACGTCGGCTCTCTGAATGTGTGCCAGACGGTGCGGCGCATGAGGTCTCAGCGAGCCTTCAGCATCCAGACCCCAGACCAATATTACTTCTGCTACAACGCCATCTTGGAGCACGCCCAGAGGCAGGGCCTTCTCCCGGCCAATCAGTGA
- the ptpn9a gene encoding tyrosine-protein phosphatase non-receptor type 9 isoform X2 has translation MGRPYYIHSRATKQFLEEINKWTSQHGVSPLSRDLAVKFLMARKFDVLRAIELFHSYRETRLKEGIVRLQPQEEPLRSELLSGKFTVLNARDPTGASIALYTAKLHHPNKTGNHVVLQALFYLLDRAVESFETQRNGLVFIYDMAGSNYTNFELDLSKKILNLLKGAFPARLKKVLIVGAPVWFRVPYNLLSLLLKEKLRERVQMVKTAELRQHLPRDCLPQHLGGLLSLDAFSWNQQLLAGQNGRVDPVDELVGIPLEDSSVHVPGPESMRLQELMMHLGRLQRSGVHQEYEELRRELPPGTFHCAQAVYNQERNRYGDVLCLDHTRVRLKPRRNERSDYINASFMDGYKQKNAYIGTQGPLEKTFGDFWRMVWEQNVLVIVMTTRTDEGSRRKCGQYWPLEQGGQEVYGHMAVVNQKVDNHTHYNHTTLELHNTETCDQRQISHFQYLSWPDYGVPSSAVMLIDFLGAVKRQQKKMVHALGAQWTGHPQGPPMVVHCSAGIGRTGTFCALDICLSQLQDVGSLNVCQTVRRMRSQRAFSIQTPDQYYFCYNAILEHAQRQGLLPANQ, from the exons ATGGGACGCCCTTATTACATCCACAGCCGT GCTACCAAGCAGTTTCTGGAGGAAATCAACAAGTGGACCAGTCAGCATGGCGTGTCCCCCCTGTCCCGAGATCTGGCCGTCAAGTTCCTCATGGCTCGGAAATTTGATGTCCTCAGAGCAATCGAGCTCTTTCACAGCTATAGG GAAACTCGCCTGAAAGAAGGAATCGTGCGACTGCAGCCACAGGAGGAACCTCTGCGCTCTGAGCTGCTGAGTGGGAAGTTCACGGTTCTG AATGCTCGGGATCCAACAGGAGCCTCCATCGCCCTGTACACAGCCAAGCTTCATCATCCCAATAAGACTGGGAACCACGTGGTGCTGCAGGCGCTCTTCTACCTCCTGGACCGGGCCGTGGAGAG CTTTGAGACTCAGAGAAATGGTCTGGTGTTCATCTACGACATGGCCGGATCCAACTACACAAACTTTGAGCTGGACCTCAGCAAGAAGATCCTGAACCTGCTCAAG GGTGCTTTCCCTGCCAGGCTGAAGAAGGTGTTGATTGTTGGCGCTCCTGTCTGGTTCCGTGTTCCCTACAACCTCCTGAgcctgctgctgaaggagaaaCTGCGAGAGAGG GTTCAAATGGTGAAAACAGCAGAACTCCGCCAGCACCTTCCCAGAGACTGTCTCCCCCAGCACCTCGGTGGCCTGCTCTCACTGGATGCCTTCAGTTGGAACCAGCAGCTTCTTGCGGGTCAGAATGGCCGAGTGGACCCAGTGGATGAGCTGGTGGGGATTCCTCTGGAGGACTCGTCTGTTCACGTCCCAGGGCCAGAGTCCATGAGGCTGCAGGAGCTGATGATGCACCTAGGCAGACTGCAGCGCTCTGGTGTCCATCAGGAGTATGAGGAGTTGCGTAGGGAACTTCCACCTGGAACATTCCACTGTGCACA AGCTGTCTACAATCAGGAGAGGAATCGCTATGGTGATGTGCTGTGCCTTGACCACACAAGAGTCCGCTTGAAACCGAGAAGGAACGAG AGGTCAGACTACATCAATGCCAGCTTCATGGACGGCTATAAACAGAAAAACGCCTACATCGGCACCCAAG GGCCTCTAGAAAAAACCTTTGGAGACTTCTGGAGAATGGTTTGGGAACAAAACGTGCTGGTCATTGTTATGACTACCAG GACGGACGAAGGCAGTCGGAGAAAGTGCGGTCAGTACTGGCCTCTGGAACAAGGAGGACAGGAAGTATACGGACACATGGCAGTGGTGAACCAGAAGGTGGACAACCACACCCACTACAACCACACAACTCTGGAGCTGCACAACACTGAG ACTTGTGACCAGAGACAGATCAGTCACTTTCAGTACCTCAGTTGGCCTGACTATGGCGTCCCCTCCTCAGCTGTGATGCTCATAGACTTCCTGGGAGCTGTTAAGagacagcagaagaaaatggTTCATGCTTTGGGAGCCCAGTGGACTGGCCACCCACAGGGCCCCCCCATGGTGGTCCACTGTAGTGCAGGTATCGGTAGAACAG GAACATTCTGTGCTCTGGACATCTGCCTATCCCAGCTGCAGGACGTCGGCTCTCTGAATGTGTGCCAGACGGTGCGGCGCATGAGGTCTCAGCGAGCCTTCAGCATCCAGACCCCAGACCAATATTACTTCTGCTACAACGCCATCTTGGAGCACGCCCAGAGGCAGGGCCTTCTCCCGGCCAATCAGTGA